ATTTAAAAGGATGTTGAGCAGGTGTTATCAAAAGTTAAATAAGTGTAATCAAAAATTTTAAAATGCTTGTCAATCCCGGGGTCATATTCGCCCAGGTTGTCTCATATATTCATAATGCAGTAAGGGAGACAAGGCTAGGGCGGCGGGAACATGGCTGCACGAAGACCACTCAAGCAATTTTGCAGCCAGTGTCTTATTCCTGTCCTTTCTTTCCCTTTACACGTTTAAATGAGACTAAAAGGGGTTGGAAGAATGAAGAAAAGGTTATTGCTGCTTCTCGCCGGGCTCATGGTTATTTTTGCTCTGGCTGCCTGCGGTACAAAATCACAGGAATCTGTGGTTAAGGAGTTGGATGGTACGCTCGAAGATCTGAAGAGTTACAAGGCTAAAGCAAAGATGACTTTGCAGATGGGCACGGAGCCTCAAGTGTATGATGTGGAGATTTGGCACAAAGATCCATCATTTTACCGTGTGAATTTGAAGAATGCCCAGAAGGACCAAAGCCAGATGATCCTCAGGAATGACGAAGGAGTCTTTGTTCTGACACCTGCGCTGAACAAGAGCTTCCGCTTCCAAAGCGACTGGCCGAAGAACAGCAGCCAGGCTTATCTGTACGAATCTTTAATCACGGATATCCTCGAGGATAAGCAAGCGAAATTCTCGGCAACCAAGGATCACTATGTGTTCGAGACAAAAACCAGATACCAGAACAACAAGATGCTTCCAATCCAGGAGATCAAGCTGAAGAAAAAGAGCCTTGCGCCAGTCAGTGTAAAGGTGATGGATCCGGACCGCAATGCGCTGGTGACGGTTGAATTCTCTGACGTGAAATTCGACGCAAGTTTTGATAAAGATGCGTTTGATATGAAAAAGAACATGACAGGTGCTCAGCTTGAAGTACCGGTTATGGCAGATGTAGAAGACAAGGAATTCACAGTGAAATATCCTGTTGCGGAAATCCCTGGCGTGACGCTGATCGATGAAAAAGAAGTCGCCACAGAGAATGGCAA
This is a stretch of genomic DNA from Mesobacillus jeotgali. It encodes these proteins:
- a CDS encoding LolA family protein; this translates as MKKRLLLLLAGLMVIFALAACGTKSQESVVKELDGTLEDLKSYKAKAKMTLQMGTEPQVYDVEIWHKDPSFYRVNLKNAQKDQSQMILRNDEGVFVLTPALNKSFRFQSDWPKNSSQAYLYESLITDILEDKQAKFSATKDHYVFETKTRYQNNKMLPIQEIKLKKKSLAPVSVKVMDPDRNALVTVEFSDVKFDASFDKDAFDMKKNMTGAQLEVPVMADVEDKEFTVKYPVAEIPGVTLIDEKEVATENGKRVVLTYDGEKSFTLIQEKADAMPAMSSAINMTGKPVDLGFTIGAMNETSISWTHLGVDYMLASTDLSPEELEMVAKSVLADMEK